The genomic region TTACAATGGTGGCAGGAGGAATGCATGGATATTAGCCATAAAGCCTATAATCGCGTTGATGTTATCACGGTGTCGGGGCGCTTGGCCGCAGAGACCAAAGATGCCCTGAACGATAAGATTAACCAGATTTTCGAGGAAAATCGCCATTTGATCGTCCTCGATCTCGCAAATTTAGAATATATCAGTAGCCCTGGTTTACGGGTGTTGATCGAAGCTCGCAAAAAAGCCCGCGAATGGAAATTAAGCGAACTCGACCGTGGTGATGTGCGGATTGCCAATCTGCCTCAACGGATTCGCGAAGTATTCGACCTAACTGGCTTCACGCCATTGTTCCAAATTTACGACGACTTGGTGGAAGCTGTTGGTAGCTTCTAGACGAATTTCGGTGAGACGATATGGCGCAAACCGCTGAACTTAAACTGCCAGGGCTGCTCGATTCGCTCGGTGCCCTGTGTAAGTTTGCCTATCAGGCAGCACTTGATGCTGGGCTTAACGAACATACGGCGTGGGAAATTGAATTGGCAGTTGACGAAGCCGCCACCAATATCATCCAACACGCCTACTCTGCTGAACGTCCCGGTGATGTTCGCTTGGTCTGCGGACGCGATGGCAGCCGTTTTGTAGTCCGGCTGTTCGATCGCGGGGTTCCTTTTGATCCTGAAACTGTTCCTCCTCCAGATCTCACCTCATCAATCGAAACTCGCGAGGCTGGCGGCCTCGGAATGTATTTGATGGGCAGGATGATGGATGATGTGCAATTCAATTACAATCCTGAAACTGGTGAAAACGAGTTACACATGAGTAAAATCGTTGGGACACGACTGCCCGAAGATGTGCGGGTTGTGCCAGTTCAAGGCCGGATTGATGCCACGGCAGCACCAGCCTTAGCGACGATTGTCCATGAGGCCGCCGAAACTGGCGGGCGGCGCATCTTGCTCGATCTTACGGGCGTAACCTTTTTAAGCAGCAGTGGTCTGCGGATTCTGCTGTTGCTGGCTCGCGAACTCAAAGGCTCCAATGGTGAACTACGCTTGTGTTCATTGCAACCAGCGGTCGCCGAGGTCTTTACGCTGACAGGATTCACCCAAATCTTTACCATTCACCGCACTCGTGATGAAGCACTTGCAGCGTTGGCAGATGTTGAGTAAGGTGCATGTTAGCCAGTTTTGATCGTGGAACCCGACTCTCGAAACATCGCATGGTGGCCCTTAGTTGGGCTACCATGCTCTTTTTGTTGGCAAGTGCCAGCATTATTTGGCAAGGCTTGCCAATTTTCAACTCGGCTACCTTACCAGTAGCTGGCGCGTTATTGCTCTTGCTCGATGGCTTGGCAGTCCGCGATCGTTCAAATCAACCACTTAGCCTCTCGGGAATTGTGCTCTTGGCCGTAGCGTTAATCAGCACGCCGAGCACAACCTTGGTTTTAGCCGCCGCCTCGGGTTTATGCATTCGGTTGGGCCGTTTGGCACGTTCACGCTATGAAGAATGGGGCCGTCGTGCCCTCGAAAGCGGTGCACGCACCTTGGGCATCGCCATCGTGCTGCCATTTATCAACGAGCTTGGGCTGTGGTCAAAACTGATCATACTCATCGTTAGCTATATTGTGGTTGTCCAAGGCGCACGCTTGATCTTTGCCTTGCTCTGGGATGGCAAGCAAATCACCATGGGCACCTGGCAGGTCAGCGCTCCTAATATTTTCTCAATTGAAATTTTGCCCTTGCCACTGGCGGCAATTGGTGCTCAAATGGCCGAAGATTTTCCCTTTAGTTTGGTGGCAATCTCGGCAGCAGGCTTGGTTGGCAGCGCATGGATGGTGCAACGCGCCAGCCGATCATTAGGCTTGCAGCGCCGCACCGTGGCTGAACTTGGTCAAATTAATGCGATCAGCCGCGCGATCATTCGCGCCGAATTAGATGTTGATTCGCTGTGTCAATTGGTCTATGGCGAGGCCAGCAAGGTCGTCGATACCAGCAATTTTCGCTTGGGCTTATTTGAAGGCCGTTTCTTTGAACTCAAGGTGCGGGTACAAGATGGTCATCACGAACCACCATTGCGCGTCGAACTCCCCAACGATCGAGGGATCGTCAGTTGGATTCGACGCACAGGTCGCTCGTTGTTGGTCGAAGATTTTGCCACTGAAATGGATCGCTTACCAGCCCAACCGACTTATCAAGCCGAATACCCGCCACGCTCAGGGGTCTATATTCCTTTGATGACTGGCGATGAGGTTTTAGGCACAATTTCGATCCAAAGCAGCGAACCACGGGCATTCGATACCGACGATTTGCGCTTGCTCTCGCTGATTGCCGATCAAGCCGCAGTTGCGATTGACAAGGCGCGAGCCTACTCAGCAGCGCGGCGGCGGGCGGCCCAACTAGCAACAATTGGCGAAGTTAGCCGCCAAGTTACGGCGATTCTCGATTTGGATCGCTTGTTGCCTTCAGTTGTGCATCGAATTCGGGTGAGCTTCGGTTATTCGCAAGTGCATCTTTTTACTTTTGATGAATTGCATCAACAGCTTTTCTTCCGTGCCAGCACCGCCAGCGATAGCCCATTTTGGCAACGCCAAGGCAAACGCTTACCGCTAGGCCTAGGTATCGTTGGCCATGTTGCGGTCACTGGCGAACCAATGTTGGTCAATGATGTGCGCGAAGAGCCACGCTTCTTGCCCGATCAACATGGCATTGCCGCCGAACTAGCCGTGCCCATGCGGGTTGGCCAACAGCTGCTCGGCGTGCTAGATGTGCAAAGCGAGAGCTACGGCGCATTTGATGAAAATGATTTCTTCGTGGTGCAAACCCTCGCCGATCAAATTGCAATCGCAATCGATAGCGCCTCGGTCTTCCAATCGCAGCAAGAGGAAGCTTGGGTGCTGAACGCGTTGTTACAATCAGCCGAAAATTTTGCCTGGGTCAGCGAGATCAGCGAAATGCTCTATCTCAGCGTGCGTCTGCCAGCCTTATTGGTTGGCTGCGAACGAGCGTTATGTCTCCTTTGGCAGCGTGAAAGCAATCGCTGGATTTTGGCCGAAGGCTGGGGCTTGACCAACGAACAACGTCAATCAATTGGTGCGAGTGCTACCGATGAGCAAGTGCCATGGCTCGAACGCATGCGCTCCGAAGGCGAATCGTTTGCGGCTGAGTTGGTCGATCTCGAACAGCTTTCGAGCGCAGGCTTAGTGCCCTACAGCAGCTATGGCGCAGTGCTGGCCCAACCGCTCAACTCACGCGGGGCCACGCTCGGGGTGCTGTTGCTTGAGCAATGTGGTCACGACGAAACCTGGCTGCCACGCCAAATTACAATTGCCGCTGGGATTGCAGGCCAAGCTGCTGCGGCGATCGAAAGTGCCTTACTGGCCCAAATCGAAGCCGCTCGCCAACATATCGAGCAAGAAATTAGCGTTGCTCGCGAAATTCAAATGAGCTTGTTGCCATCGCGCTTGCCGCAACTCGAAGGCTGGGATAGCGGCGCACATTGGAATTTAGCCCGCCAAGTTGGCGGCGATTTCTATGATTTCTGGAGTTTTCGCAGTGGGCCTTCAGCAGGCGAGATGGGCTTTGTGATTGCTGATGTCTCGGATAAGGGCGTGCCTGCGGCCTTGTTTATGGCACTTTCGCGCTCGTTGGTGCGTGGTGCGGCGCTCGACGGCTCACCACCATCGCAGGCGATCGAACGTGCTAACCGCTGGATTATGCGCGATAGCCAATCGTATATGTTCGTAACGCTCTTCTATGGAATTATTAATCCTGTGACTGGGCGTTTGCGCTA from Herpetosiphon gulosus harbors:
- a CDS encoding STAS domain-containing protein, with protein sequence MDISHKAYNRVDVITVSGRLAAETKDALNDKINQIFEENRHLIVLDLANLEYISSPGLRVLIEARKKAREWKLSELDRGDVRIANLPQRIREVFDLTGFTPLFQIYDDLVEAVGSF
- a CDS encoding anti-sigma factor antagonist (This anti-anti-sigma factor, or anti-sigma factor antagonist, belongs to a family that includes characterized members SpoIIAA, RsbV, RsfA, and RsfB.), with product MAQTAELKLPGLLDSLGALCKFAYQAALDAGLNEHTAWEIELAVDEAATNIIQHAYSAERPGDVRLVCGRDGSRFVVRLFDRGVPFDPETVPPPDLTSSIETREAGGLGMYLMGRMMDDVQFNYNPETGENELHMSKIVGTRLPEDVRVVPVQGRIDATAAPALATIVHEAAETGGRRILLDLTGVTFLSSSGLRILLLLARELKGSNGELRLCSLQPAVAEVFTLTGFTQIFTIHRTRDEALAALADVE
- a CDS encoding GAF domain-containing SpoIIE family protein phosphatase, which codes for MLASFDRGTRLSKHRMVALSWATMLFLLASASIIWQGLPIFNSATLPVAGALLLLLDGLAVRDRSNQPLSLSGIVLLAVALISTPSTTLVLAAASGLCIRLGRLARSRYEEWGRRALESGARTLGIAIVLPFINELGLWSKLIILIVSYIVVVQGARLIFALLWDGKQITMGTWQVSAPNIFSIEILPLPLAAIGAQMAEDFPFSLVAISAAGLVGSAWMVQRASRSLGLQRRTVAELGQINAISRAIIRAELDVDSLCQLVYGEASKVVDTSNFRLGLFEGRFFELKVRVQDGHHEPPLRVELPNDRGIVSWIRRTGRSLLVEDFATEMDRLPAQPTYQAEYPPRSGVYIPLMTGDEVLGTISIQSSEPRAFDTDDLRLLSLIADQAAVAIDKARAYSAARRRAAQLATIGEVSRQVTAILDLDRLLPSVVHRIRVSFGYSQVHLFTFDELHQQLFFRASTASDSPFWQRQGKRLPLGLGIVGHVAVTGEPMLVNDVREEPRFLPDQHGIAAELAVPMRVGQQLLGVLDVQSESYGAFDENDFFVVQTLADQIAIAIDSASVFQSQQEEAWVLNALLQSAENFAWVSEISEMLYLSVRLPALLVGCERALCLLWQRESNRWILAEGWGLTNEQRQSIGASATDEQVPWLERMRSEGESFAAELVDLEQLSSAGLVPYSSYGAVLAQPLNSRGATLGVLLLEQCGHDETWLPRQITIAAGIAGQAAAAIESALLAQIEAARQHIEQEISVAREIQMSLLPSRLPQLEGWDSGAHWNLARQVGGDFYDFWSFRSGPSAGEMGFVIADVSDKGVPAALFMALSRSLVRGAALDGSPPSQAIERANRWIMRDSQSYMFVTLFYGIINPVTGRLRYTCAGHNPPLLYRAATGQIEQLRTPGIALGVIDDAVLGEAETIIELGDVLVCYTDGVTEAVDSTMDEWGVPRLMETIHQTAHSDAATMLHTISSRLAAHTGDLPAFDDLTLVVIKRLADANQPV